The genomic region CGCTTTCTGGTGTAGATGGTTCTACTGTTTATAATAAGTTTTCCATGGAGTTGCGTTACCCCATAACTTTAAAGCCAACAGCGTCGATATATGCCTTGAGTTTTCTTGAAGGGGGTGCGGCTTACGAAGATTTTCAAACCTATAATCCTTTTAACTTAAAAAGATCTGCCGGTGCCGGGGTTCGTATTTTTATGCCAGCCTTTGGATTATTAGGGATAGACTTCGGGTATGGGTTTGATCCTATCCCAGGGAGAATTGAACCAAGCGGTTGGCAGACGCATTTTATTATTGGACAACAATTTTAATCTTTGGCACGATATTTTCTATGCATAATTTGTTTTTATCTGTAACATTTGCCAAGAAAGATTGTTAAGTAAGAAAATTTTGTTTTCTTCGTAGATGGAAAATAAAACTTTTAAGAGATGAAAACATATGTTCTTTTTTTATTGTTAGCTTTATCAGCTTTTTCTATAGAGGCACAAAGAGGTGTTAGAATTGGTTATGTAGATATGGAATACATCTTGCAGAATGTAGATGAGTACCAAATGGCCAACAAACAGTTGGCAAGTAAAGTACAAAAATGGAAGGCTGAAGTTGAAGACCAAGAGAGCACTATAGATAAAATGAGATCTGATCTTAATGCGGAGAAAATCTTGCTTACTAAAGAGTTGGTGCAGGAAAGGGAGGAAGAGATAGACGCTTTGGAAAGTCAAATGAAGGACTATCAACAGGATCGTTTTGGACCGCAGGGAGACTTGGTAAGGCAACGGAGCCAACTGGTGCAGCCTATTCAAGATCAAGTTTTTAATGCCGTCCAAGAGATTGCAGCCAACAAAAAGTATGATTTTGTGTTCGATAAATCTGCAGATGTGGTTATGTTGTATTCTGATAAGCGTCACGATATAAGCGATCAGGTACTAAGAAGTATTAATGTCACCAGAAAAAAAGTAGATAGAAAAGAGCAAAACAGTGCTTTAGATGAATTTGAAGAGCCAGATCCAGAAAAAGAAGCGCGCGAAGAAGCTTACGATCAGAAAAAGGAAGATAGAGCACAAGAAATAGAGCAAAGAAGGGAAGAGAAACTTAAGGAGATAGAGGCGCGTAAAAAGGCGTACGAAGAGCGAAGAAAGAAAATGTTGGAAGAGCGGGAAGCTCGTAGACAAGAAAAATTAGAAGAAAGGGAACAATTAAAAAAGGAAAATAACAATTCTAACACGACGGAAAACGAAGAGGAAGAATAGTAATTTAATATTAAGTAAACATTTTAGAAATTTTTAAAAACCATGAAACACTTTAAAACATTAGTAATTGCAGTTGTATTAGCAGTAGGTTCAATCAGTTTTGCGAGTGCACAAAGCAAAATTGCGCACATTAACGTACAGAAGTTAATGACTGATATGCCAGAAATGAAGGCTGCACAAGCTGAGCTAAAGAAATTAGGCGAGAATTATCAAGCTGATATTAAAACTAGTTACCAAGAGCTTCAAAATAAAATGACGCTATATAAAAATGAGTCTTCTACAAAATCTCAAGAAGAGAATCAAAAAAGAGCTCAAGAGGTAGATGGAATGCAACAAAGTATTATGCAGGCGCAGCAGCAAGCTCAAAAGGAGTTACAGGCGAAAGAGCTTGAATTGTTAGAACCAATCCTTCAAAAAGCAAACGATGCTATTCAAAAAGTTGGAAAGGCTAAAGGTTTCCAGTATGTATTGGATACATCACCAGGAGCTGGAGTTATTCTTGCTGATGGTACAGACATAATGCCAGATGTAAAGAAAGAATTAGGATTCTAAAAAATAATAATTTTATTTATTTTAAAAACTGCCCGCAATTTTGCGGGCAGTTTTTTTATTTTTACGAACGATGAGCACAAAACCTATAGGTATTTTTGATTCGGGTTTGGGAGGAACTTCCATTTGGAAAGAGATCCATTCATTGCTTCCGAAGGAGTCCACTATTTACTTAGCAGACAGCAAGCATGCA from Galbibacter sp. BG1 harbors:
- a CDS encoding OmpH family outer membrane protein — translated: MKTYVLFLLLALSAFSIEAQRGVRIGYVDMEYILQNVDEYQMANKQLASKVQKWKAEVEDQESTIDKMRSDLNAEKILLTKELVQEREEEIDALESQMKDYQQDRFGPQGDLVRQRSQLVQPIQDQVFNAVQEIAANKKYDFVFDKSADVVMLYSDKRHDISDQVLRSINVTRKKVDRKEQNSALDEFEEPDPEKEAREEAYDQKKEDRAQEIEQRREEKLKEIEARKKAYEERRKKMLEEREARRQEKLEEREQLKKENNNSNTTENEEEE
- a CDS encoding OmpH family outer membrane protein — protein: MKHFKTLVIAVVLAVGSISFASAQSKIAHINVQKLMTDMPEMKAAQAELKKLGENYQADIKTSYQELQNKMTLYKNESSTKSQEENQKRAQEVDGMQQSIMQAQQQAQKELQAKELELLEPILQKANDAIQKVGKAKGFQYVLDTSPGAGVILADGTDIMPDVKKELGF